The Clostridiisalibacter paucivorans DSM 22131 genome contains the following window.
AAGTCAAAATTTAATATATATGTTTAACGCATTGGGCAATATAGAATTTATGCATGCAAAAATACATAAAAGGTTATTTGGACATAAAGATTTACCTATTTTGCATAAACCCAATTATGAAAAATATGACAGTGATGAAAAGCTTTTAAAGCAAGCATGGTTGAGAGAAGAACATGCAATAAAGTTTTATAAAAGATATTACGATAATCTGTGTAATGATAAATTGAGAGATATTTTTAATGTATTGATTGGAGTGGAACAACAACATATGGTATTAACTAATAAATGAAGCATAGAACTAGTTCTATGCTTCATTTATTAGTTGGTGCTTTTATTCAAATTTTTCTTTTATTAAATCATGAACCTTATTTCCATTTTCAAATATTTTATCATTTATTATATAGTTATTATTTTCAATTTTTAAGAGATGTTTCTTGATTATCTCGCTGGTAAGAGAGTCAGGATATTCAGATATAATATTTTCATAGCTGTCCTTTACTTCATCTAAAATCTTGTTATCTTCCCAGCTAAAAATAGGCGTATTACTTAAACCATACATGTATGAAGTTATATAGCTATAATATAGATCCATTATTTGTTCATGTCTCACTGCATTAGGATATTTAACTAAAAATTTTTCAGTGGTGATTGTTCTATCGGCTAATTCTTCCCAAGATATGGCCAATGCTGCATCTCTAGTCATAATCTCGTTGGATTCTTTACTCATTAAATCTATATATGCGTTTATATCTTCTGATAAATATTCCTTATATTTTTTTAATGCACTATGATTAATAAAAGGATAGTAATCTCCCTCTAAATTGAAAAATTTAAAATGACCCTTTTTCATTTTTATTATTTTTTCCTTTAATTCTTCATTAGGAATTTTATCAATGATATCATCACTATTTATTTCTTCTTCACTAAATGACATCAATTCTTTTTGATAATTATTTGTGAACAATTCATTCATATACTTTTCTGTAAAAGAATCTTGAAGAGATTCCAATTTGACAATAAGCTCGTCGGCATATTCCTTAGGAAGTTTATGAATATTTTCGTCTATAAATATTACAGCATCTGCTGGAGTTACATTTCCAGATAGTAAGCTATCATATTCTGACATTATATTGTCTATGTCTTCTTTTGTTGTTTCTTCGGTGGAATCTATACTAGTTTCTTCTGATTCGGGAGTTTTAGATTCAGAAGGTTCTTCTTTAGGACTACATGCAGTAAAGGCTAAGGCTATAATCAATATAAAAATAAATGAAAATTTTTTCAAAATATATACCTCCTCATGTTTTAGATATTAATATAACAAGTATATTATATAATCAATTAACAATTAACTAATTACAAATATATTACAGTTTCATCTGTATAGATAATACTTTTAAATGCATCTTACAAAAATGTAAGATTTATGTCTATAATTGTAACCTTTATGAGTTGATATATTTATATTGAATGTCTATAATGGATGCAGGTGAAATATAATATTTAGATAGGAGCGTTGAAAATATGAAAAAATTTAAGAAAAAACATCTTATAATAACAGGAATAGTCATAATTGTAATCGCAGCTATTTTTATGACTGTCAAAATGAAGGGACAATCGGGTAATGATGTTATGGGAGATATGCAGATGCCTCCAATGGAAACAGAGACTACAGTTCAAAGGGGTAATATAGAATCTAGTATAACTGGTAGTGGTAATATAGAGTCTAGATTTGTAAAAGAGCTAAAGGCAAAAAATGATGGAACAGTGGGGATTACATATGTAAATGAAGGAGAAGAGGTATCAAAGGGAGATGTAGTTTTAGAGTTAAATAACGATGTTGATAATATAGGTATAAATCAAAGTAATTTAAGTATTTATGAAGAAGAGATGAATTTAAGAGAGATGAGAGAAAAAGCAGAACATCTTAATTTTAAGGTACCATTTAGCGGTGTAGTAAGCGATATATTTGTAGAAGAATCTGATGAAGTATCAGAGGGAGAAAAATTTCTTAAAATAATAGATAAGGACAATATTGAAGTTGTTGGAGGATTTAATAAATCATTAATAGATAATATATCAGTTGGAAATAAGGCATATGTATTAATTGAAGGAAGTTATGAAAGCATAGAAGGAAAAATTACTAAGATTAGTCAAGAAGGATATGGTACTGAAGATGGTGGACTATTGTATGATGTAACTGTTGAGATTAAAAATCCAGGGGCATTGGCAGAAGATATGGATGCTAGAGTTATTGTAAATGGAATTACGTCACCAGAAAGATCAAAATTAGAATGGAAGACTAATAAAGAGGTTACATTTGAGATAGGGGGAACAATAGAAGATATTTTAATAGAAAAGAATCAAAGGGTGGAAAAGGGACAGGTTATATGTAAAATAAAAAATGAAGACTATATGAGAGATATAGATATTCAAGAAAAGAAATTAGAAAATAGAAAATTAGAATTAGATAAAAAGAAAAAAGAAATAAATGAGAATATAATTTATGCACCTATAGATGGAACATTGGTGGAGTTAGCTAAGGTACCTGGAGAAAATATAACATCAGAAGAGGTATTAGGAAAGATAGCAAATTTAAATAATTTAGAAGTTACTATAGAAGTAGATGAATTAGATATATTAAAGGTTAAAAAAGGACAAGATGCAAAAATTACAGTAGAGGCATTGGAAGGAAGGGAGCTTTCTGGAAAGGTAACAAAGATTTCAGAAATGGGTACAGTTTCTAATGGAACTGCTAGTTTTAAGGTTACTGTAGCTATAGAAGAGGCAGCAAACCTTAAGATAGGTATGAGTGCCAATATAAAGATACTATTGGCAGCTAAAGAGGATACATTGATAGTACCTATTGAATATGTAATCAATAGAGATAACAAGCACTATGTAATAGTAAAGGATGAAAAAGAGGGTTCTAAGGAATTAGAGGTAGAAGTAGGGTTAGTTTCCAAGAGTCTTGCAGAAATAATCTCAAAGGATATTAAAGAGGGAGATATTATATATAAGGAAGGATTTGCACCTCAAAAGGAGACTGAAGCTAATGAGTAATCATATAATTCAAATGAAAGATATTACAAAAACATACAATACTGGGTCTTTGGAAGTAAAAGTATTGAAGGGTATTTCCATAGATGTATTGGAAGGAGAATTTGTTTCTATAGTAGGAGCAAGTGGATCAGGAAAATCAACTATAATGAATATTATGGGATGTTTAGATACGTGTACCTCTGGAAAATATGTGTTAGATACAAAGGATATAGATAACTATACAGAATCTGAACTGGCTATAGTAAGAAATAAAAAGATAGGATTTATATTTCAAAAATTCAATTTATTACCTAAATTAAATGCCTATGAAAATGTGGAATTACCTTTACTTTATAGAGGAATGGAGAAGGAAGAAAGAAAAAAAAGAGCATTGGAAGCACTGAGCATGGTAGGGTTAGAAGATAGGATAAAACATAAACCTACTGAAATGTCAGGTGGTCAACAGCAAAGGGTGGCCATAGCTAGGGCTTTAGCTGGTAATCCACCATTGATATTGGCAGATGAACCCACAGGAAACTTAGACAGTAAATCCAGTGCAGAAATATCAGATATATTATTGGATTTAAGTAGTAAAGGAAAGACCATAGTATTGATAACCCATGATAATGAAGTAGCAGAATTAGCCAGTAGAATAATAGAGATAAAGGATGGGGAAATCATAAGGGAAAAAAGAAAATAGAGGGGAATAAATTATGAATATACTTACTATTTTAAAATTATCTGTAAAGGAAATAATGTCAAATAAATTAAGGTCTTTTTTAACTATGTTAGGAGTAATAATTGGTGTTTTTTCTATTTTAGTTTTGGTGTCCATAGGACAAGGGGCATCACACAGTATTACTGCTGATCTTGAAAAAAATTCTGATATGATAGAAGTAAATATATTTCCAATGGATCAAAATGATCTTATGGATTATAAAGAAGCTATGGAATTTTTTGACCAATTTAATGCAAAGACAGTATCTCCTATATTGGATAATAATAAGGAAATAAAGTACAAAGATATAAAGCAAAGTGTTTCGGTAAAAGGTGTGGATAAAAGTTATCTAGAGATAGATGGTAGTCCAATAATGGACGGAAGATTTATTGCTGATCTAGATATAGAATATAGACAGAAGATAGTAGTAGTAAATGAGATGTTTAGAGACACCTTTTTTCAAGGAGAAGATCCAATAGGTAAAAATATAAAAATAGATGGTGACAATTATAAAATCGTAGGAATACTGAAAGACAAAGAAGCTTCTATGTTTGAAATGATACAAGAAGAAGTATTGATGCCCATTACTACAATGCAAAGGGTACTTGATGTAAAGGGAATAAACAATGTAAGAATAAAGGCCCATAGTAAAGAAGAGGTTATGAGTTTATCACAAGATATAGGAACTGCATTAGATGAGTTATATCCT
Protein-coding sequences here:
- a CDS encoding ferritin family protein; translation: MDINKKCMLCNMKINKNNYNINKMSFLHQNNLDDSMFCPFCGAPSEYIAGPSDNLDIWNMQLDNNTLDILDKAMKLEMFNYEFYREAEKLAQSQNLIYMFNALGNIEFMHAKIHKRLFGHKDLPILHKPNYEKYDSDEKLLKQAWLREEHAIKFYKRYYDNLCNDKLRDIFNVLIGVEQQHMVLTNK
- a CDS encoding ABC transporter ATP-binding protein, which codes for MSNHIIQMKDITKTYNTGSLEVKVLKGISIDVLEGEFVSIVGASGSGKSTIMNIMGCLDTCTSGKYVLDTKDIDNYTESELAIVRNKKIGFIFQKFNLLPKLNAYENVELPLLYRGMEKEERKKRALEALSMVGLEDRIKHKPTEMSGGQQQRVAIARALAGNPPLILADEPTGNLDSKSSAEISDILLDLSSKGKTIVLITHDNEVAELASRIIEIKDGEIIREKRK
- a CDS encoding ABC transporter permease, with protein sequence MNILTILKLSVKEIMSNKLRSFLTMLGVIIGVFSILVLVSIGQGASHSITADLEKNSDMIEVNIFPMDQNDLMDYKEAMEFFDQFNAKTVSPILDNNKEIKYKDIKQSVSVKGVDKSYLEIDGSPIMDGRFIADLDIEYRQKIVVVNEMFRDTFFQGEDPIGKNIKIDGDNYKIVGILKDKEASMFEMIQEEVLMPITTMQRVLDVKGINNVRIKAHSKEEVMSLSQDIGTALDELYPSDEESRRRNYYIFTPEEIIKNINETTRIFTLMLGGIAGISLLVGGIGIMNIMFVSVTERTREIGIRKSIGAQRKDILMQFLIESSVVSGIGGIIGITFGLVVNSLIGKFSQLQPQSSPQIILLAFGFSLFVGIVFGIYPANKAAKLKPIDALRFE
- a CDS encoding HlyD family efflux transporter periplasmic adaptor subunit, which codes for MKKFKKKHLIITGIVIIVIAAIFMTVKMKGQSGNDVMGDMQMPPMETETTVQRGNIESSITGSGNIESRFVKELKAKNDGTVGITYVNEGEEVSKGDVVLELNNDVDNIGINQSNLSIYEEEMNLREMREKAEHLNFKVPFSGVVSDIFVEESDEVSEGEKFLKIIDKDNIEVVGGFNKSLIDNISVGNKAYVLIEGSYESIEGKITKISQEGYGTEDGGLLYDVTVEIKNPGALAEDMDARVIVNGITSPERSKLEWKTNKEVTFEIGGTIEDILIEKNQRVEKGQVICKIKNEDYMRDIDIQEKKLENRKLELDKKKKEINENIIYAPIDGTLVELAKVPGENITSEEVLGKIANLNNLEVTIEVDELDILKVKKGQDAKITVEALEGRELSGKVTKISEMGTVSNGTASFKVTVAIEEAANLKIGMSANIKILLAAKEDTLIVPIEYVINRDNKHYVIVKDEKEGSKELEVEVGLVSKSLAEIISKDIKEGDIIYKEGFAPQKETEANE